In Halarcobacter bivalviorum, a genomic segment contains:
- the rplA gene encoding 50S ribosomal protein L1 yields the protein MAKKVSKRFKALSEKIEDKKYSLAEACTLLKDLKSAKFDESVEVALNLNVDPRHADQMIRGAVVLPNGTGKTVRVAVFAKGAKMDEAKAAGADIVGNDDLVETVQGGEINFDVLIATPDCMGLVGKLGRILGPKGLMPNPKTGTVTMDVTKAVNDAKGGQVAYRVDKKGNMQAAVGKVSFTEDAIKENIEAFITAINKAKPASAKGKYVTNAAISLTMSPSITLDAAEIMDIK from the coding sequence ATGGCAAAAAAAGTTTCAAAAAGATTTAAAGCTTTATCTGAAAAAATTGAAGATAAAAAATATTCATTAGCAGAAGCTTGTACTTTATTAAAAGATTTAAAATCTGCTAAATTTGATGAGTCAGTAGAAGTTGCATTAAACTTAAATGTTGATCCAAGACATGCTGACCAAATGATCAGAGGTGCTGTTGTACTTCCAAATGGTACTGGTAAAACTGTAAGAGTTGCAGTATTTGCTAAAGGTGCTAAAATGGATGAAGCAAAAGCTGCTGGTGCAGATATTGTTGGAAACGATGATTTAGTAGAAACTGTACAAGGTGGAGAAATTAATTTTGATGTATTAATTGCTACTCCTGATTGTATGGGTCTAGTAGGTAAATTAGGTAGAATCTTAGGACCTAAAGGTTTAATGCCTAACCCTAAAACTGGTACAGTTACTATGGATGTAACTAAAGCTGTAAACGATGCTAAAGGTGGTCAAGTAGCATATAGAGTTGATAAAAAAGGTAATATGCAAGCAGCAGTAGGTAAAGTATCATTTACTGAAGATGCAATCAAAGAAAATATTGAAGCATTTATTACTGCAATTAACAAAGCTAAACCTGCATCTGCAAAAGGTAAGTATGTTACTAATGCAGCAATTTCATTAACTATGTCTCCATCTATTACATTAGATGCAGCTGAAATTATGGATATCAAATAA
- the rplJ gene encoding 50S ribosomal protein L10 has protein sequence MTKQQKAEVIDFLCAEFKESQAIVVCDFNGVSHKDLEKLRVDAKESGVKVQVAKNTLVTVAVKNAELGDIELTGNNIFLWSEDQISACKVADKFATANKDKFAIKSGIIEGQIADLATVNAFAKLPSREELLGMLASVWMGPVRNFTIGLDALRRKKEEEAA, from the coding sequence ATGACTAAACAACAAAAAGCTGAAGTAATTGATTTCTTATGTGCTGAGTTTAAAGAGTCTCAAGCTATCGTAGTTTGTGATTTCAATGGTGTTTCACACAAAGACTTAGAAAAATTAAGAGTTGATGCTAAAGAATCTGGTGTTAAAGTTCAAGTTGCAAAAAACACATTAGTAACAGTTGCTGTTAAAAATGCTGAGTTAGGTGACATTGAGTTAACTGGAAACAACATTTTCTTATGGTCTGAAGATCAAATTTCTGCTTGTAAAGTTGCTGATAAATTTGCTACTGCAAATAAAGATAAGTTCGCAATTAAATCTGGTATTATTGAAGGTCAAATTGCTGATCTTGCAACTGTTAATGCATTTGCTAAATTACCATCTAGAGAAGAACTTCTTGGTATGCTTGCATCTGTATGGATGGGACCAGTTAGAAACTTTACTATTGGGCTTGATGCTCTTAGAAGAAAAAAAGAAGAAGAGGCTGCGTAA
- the rplL gene encoding 50S ribosomal protein L7/L12: MAISKEDVLEYISGLSVLELSELVKEFEEKFGVSAQPVAVAGAVAGGAVEAAEEKTEFNVVLKDAGAKKINVIKEIRALTGLGLKEAKAMAEEAGAVVKEGVSKEDAEAAKAALEAAGAVVELA; the protein is encoded by the coding sequence ATGGCAATTTCTAAAGAAGACGTATTAGAATACATCTCTGGTTTATCTGTATTAGAGTTATCTGAATTAGTAAAAGAATTCGAAGAAAAATTTGGTGTATCTGCACAACCTGTAGCTGTAGCTGGTGCTGTAGCTGGTGGAGCTGTTGAAGCTGCAGAAGAAAAAACTGAATTCAACGTTGTATTAAAAGACGCTGGTGCTAAAAAAATCAACGTAATTAAAGAAATCAGAGCATTAACTGGTTTAGGATTAAAAGAAGCAAAAGCTATGGCTGAAGAAGCTGGTGCTGTAGTTAAAGAAGGTGTTTCTAAAGAAGACGCTGAAGCTGCAAAAGCTGCATTAGAAGCTGCTGGAGCAGTTGTAGAATTAGCATAA